The following proteins are encoded in a genomic region of Aquella oligotrophica:
- a CDS encoding SEC-C metal-binding domain-containing protein, whose product MLDNLKQDVVKVLFAVQLQSMDDVPNEDDFDEDGPISNQHLDFNEQTQFAAMENQPPSRNAPCPCGSGQKYKHCHGKLA is encoded by the coding sequence ATGCTTGATAATCTGAAACAAGATGTGGTTAAGGTTCTTTTTGCTGTTCAGTTGCAAAGTATGGATGATGTTCCGAATGAAGATGATTTTGATGAAGATGGACCGATTAGCAATCAGCATCTTGATTTTAATGAGCAGACTCAGTTTGCGGCGATGGAAAATCAGCCGCCAAGCAGAAATGCCCCATGCCCATGTGGAAGTGGTCAGAAATATAAGCACTGTCACGGTAAACTTGCATAA